One Stenotrophomonas maltophilia R551-3 genomic window, GCAGCTGGTCGGCACCAGCAACGTACACTTCGCGCGCCTGTATGGCATGACTCCGCACGGCACCATGGCTCATGAGTACCTGCAGGCGTTCCAGGCGCTCGGCCCGCGCCTGCGTGATTCGCAGGTGGCGGCACTGGAATCGTGGGCACGCGAATATCGCGGCGACCTCGGCATCGCGCTGTCCGACGTGGTCGGCCTGGACGCGTTCCTGCGCGACTTCGATATGTACTTCTGCAAGCTGTTCGACGGCGTGCGCCACGACTCGGGCGATCCGTTCGACTGGGGTGACCGCATGCTGGCGCATTTTCAGCAGCGCCGGGTCGATCCACGCAGCAAGGTGCTGGTGTTCAGCGATGGCCTCGACATCGTCAAGGTGATGCGCCTGTATGACTACTTCCGTGGTCGCTGCCAGGTCGCCTTCGGCGTCGGCACCCATCTGACCAATGATCTGGGTCCGACGCCGCTCAACATCGTCATCAAGATGGTCCGCTGCAACGGCCAGCCGGTCGCCAAGCTCAGCGACTCGCCGGGCAAGAGCATGTGCGACGACCCTGGTTACCTGACATACCTGCGCCAGGTCTTCGAGTTGCCGCAGCCGGAGTAACGCCGGCCTGCTGCAGGTCTTACAGGTAGTCGACCACGACCAGGTAGGCGCCCTGCAGCGGCTGCTGCTTCGAAGCCTGCACGCTGTAGCGTTCGGAGAAGGCGATATCGCCGGCGCGCATCGCGCTGGCCGACACCGACAGCTTCTGGCCCTGGCGCTTGCCATCGCGCAGCGTCGCGGCCTGGCCATCGGCCAGCGCCGTCACGGCCACCGTCGAGCCCTTGGCCGACGGCGGGCAGGCCGCCAGGCTCAGTTCGCCCTGGGACAGGTTCGTCGTGCAGCCCGGCTCAGCGATGTGACCGCTGAAACGGATGCTGCCGCTGCTGGCCTGGGCCAGCGCACTGACGGACATCAGGGCCACACACAGCAGGATGGAGTTCCTCATGACACGTTCTCTGGTTCGTTCGGTGTTTCCTAGTTAGCGACAGGTTGGACCCGGCTTTAATAGGACAAATCCGAATCTGCTAGGGCCATCACCGAGAAAGAGTGATGCGCATCAAGAAAGCTGTTTTTCAGGGAGAAATGGCGACTTTTTGCGTGCGCGCCCGGCGCAGCCAGCCGCCTCCGCGAAGGCTGCGGGTGACCGCTCGCCCCCGCTGACTCGATTTCGGCTACCACGTCACACTTGAGGCGTCAATAAACCGTCGTTCAGAAAAATAATGAGACTTTCATCACAGTTGTGCCTATACTTGCGTCACGGATTCAGGGGAAGGTATGTCCGAGTCCGGCCACAGGTGAGACGCAAGGATGGGTCCTGATAGCCCGGCAGTGCTCCTTGCTTCCTCCTCTACTTCTCATCTCTTCAGTAGGGTTAGGTAAAAGCGAATGCACAAGATCAATCTCATCGCCGCTGTGATGCTGGCCGCCGCTCCGCTGGCCGCCAACGCCGCCGACGGCACCATCACCTTCAATGGCAAGGTGACCGACAAGACCTGCACCATCTCGACCCCGGGCGGCAAGGACTTCGCCGTCAACCTGCCGACCGTGTCCAAGAACACCCTGGCCAATGCCGGTGCCGTTGCGGGTCGTACCCCGTTCGCGATCAACCTGACCAAGTGCAGCGCCGGCAACGTCGCGACCTACTTCGAGCCGGGTTCGACCGTTGACTTCAACACCGGCCGCCTGCTGAACCAGGCTTCGGCCAACGCTGCCACCAACGTGCAGCTGCAGCTGCTGGGCTCCAACAACCAGGTCCTGCCGATCAAGGCAGCCGGCGCTGGCCTGGCCCAGACCAACTCGCAGTGGGTCACCGTCGGCACCGACGGCTCGGCCGACCTGAGCTACTACGCTGAGTACTACGCCACTGCCGCCGCCACCCCGGGCGACGTCACCAGCAGCGTCAAGTACACGATCATCTACAACTGATCGTAGCCGTACCCGCATTGGCCGGCGTACGCGCCGGCCAATGCTCCGCGGCCTCTGGCCACACACCTCGAGCGTAGTACTTCCGATGAAAGCAATCTTTCCCCGGGCGCTGCTGCTGGCAGCGTTCACGCTGCCCTTCTGCCAGAACGCACTGGCCGGCGTGGTGGTCAACGGCACGCGAGTGATCTATCCGGCGCAGGCGCGCGAAGTCACCGTGCAGGTCGACAACGTGGGCGATTCGCCGGCGCTGGTGCAGGCCTGGATCGACAGCGGCGACGCCAACCAGACCGCCGATACCAGCGATGCACCGTTCGTGCTGACACCGCCGATCGCGCGCG contains:
- the pncB gene encoding nicotinate phosphoribosyltransferase; this translates as MPIIQSLLDTDLYKFTMMQAVLHQHPGAQVQYRFKCRTPGIDLAHYIDQIDEEIDHLCSLRFSDAELDYMRGLRFVKPDFADFLGLFHLDRKYIQLRASKTVPGEIELDITGPWLHTILFEVPLLAIINEVWFRNTTTADFAEGERRLQAKAALLRDTPGFEQCRIADYGSRRRYSRDWHARLLPLLRDALGPQLVGTSNVHFARLYGMTPHGTMAHEYLQAFQALGPRLRDSQVAALESWAREYRGDLGIALSDVVGLDAFLRDFDMYFCKLFDGVRHDSGDPFDWGDRMLAHFQQRRVDPRSKVLVFSDGLDIVKVMRLYDYFRGRCQVAFGVGTHLTNDLGPTPLNIVIKMVRCNGQPVAKLSDSPGKSMCDDPGYLTYLRQVFELPQPE
- a CDS encoding fimbrial protein, with amino-acid sequence MHKINLIAAVMLAAAPLAANAADGTITFNGKVTDKTCTISTPGGKDFAVNLPTVSKNTLANAGAVAGRTPFAINLTKCSAGNVATYFEPGSTVDFNTGRLLNQASANAATNVQLQLLGSNNQVLPIKAAGAGLAQTNSQWVTVGTDGSADLSYYAEYYATAAATPGDVTSSVKYTIIYN